A region from the Pseudopipra pipra isolate bDixPip1 chromosome 8, bDixPip1.hap1, whole genome shotgun sequence genome encodes:
- the CLRN3 gene encoding clarin-3 isoform X1, with protein sequence MPSRKKTTMFASAFCTCVSSFVLICVVLATQQWVSSDVLFSRTNTSVTISLEYGLFRGTCEQFVEAGLQVSKQTFQVADSLSSTKTRSTNVAIIVILVLSLLTSLLSSGFTCTNAVSNPYQTFLGPIGVYTWNSICGILVLIAMILFPVNVEAHGLSEELARGCSTTLQSHIRSQHSYGYSYWIMLLVLFLNIASLIIIYFYDHARYSKKKEQERPIENAPKDVILF encoded by the exons ATGCCTTCCAGGAAGAAAACAACCATGTTTGCATCTGCTTTTTGTACCTGTGTTTCCTCCTTCGTGCTGATTTGTGTGGTGCTGGCGACGCAGCAGTGGGTGAGCAGCGACGTTCTCTTCTCTCGCACCAACACCAGCGTCACCATCAGCCTCGAGTACGGACTCTTCAGGGGCACCTGTGAACAGTTTGTTGAAGCAGGACTTCAGGTGTCAAAACAGACCTTCCAAG TTGCAGATTCCCTGAGCAGCACCAAGACAAGAAGCACCAACGTTGCCATTATTGTGATTCTGGTTCTCAGTTTACTGACTTCCCTTCTGAGCTCTGGATTCACCTGCACCAATGCTGTCAGCAATCCCTACCAGACATTTCTGGGACCCATTGGAGTCTACACCTGGAATTCCATATGTG GAATCCTCGTGCTTATAGCCATGATACTTTTCCCTGTGAATGTAGAAGCACACGGCCTGTCTGAAGAACTGGCCCGTGGATGTTCCACCACTCTGCAGAGCCACATCAGATCTCAGCACAGTTATGGATATTCCTACTGGATCATGCTGCTCGTCCTTTTCCTGAACATTGCTTCTCTCATCATCATATATTTCTATGACCATGCAAGGTATTCTAAGaagaaagagcaggaaagacCCATTGAAAATGCACCAAAAGATGTCATTCTGTTTTAA
- the CLRN3 gene encoding clarin-3 isoform X2, whose amino-acid sequence MPSRKKTTMFASAFCTCVSSFVLICVVLATQQWVSSDVLFSRTNTSVTISLEYGLFRGTCEQFVEAGLQVSKQTFQDSLSSTKTRSTNVAIIVILVLSLLTSLLSSGFTCTNAVSNPYQTFLGPIGVYTWNSICGILVLIAMILFPVNVEAHGLSEELARGCSTTLQSHIRSQHSYGYSYWIMLLVLFLNIASLIIIYFYDHARYSKKKEQERPIENAPKDVILF is encoded by the exons ATGCCTTCCAGGAAGAAAACAACCATGTTTGCATCTGCTTTTTGTACCTGTGTTTCCTCCTTCGTGCTGATTTGTGTGGTGCTGGCGACGCAGCAGTGGGTGAGCAGCGACGTTCTCTTCTCTCGCACCAACACCAGCGTCACCATCAGCCTCGAGTACGGACTCTTCAGGGGCACCTGTGAACAGTTTGTTGAAGCAGGACTTCAGGTGTCAAAACAGACCTTCCAAG ATTCCCTGAGCAGCACCAAGACAAGAAGCACCAACGTTGCCATTATTGTGATTCTGGTTCTCAGTTTACTGACTTCCCTTCTGAGCTCTGGATTCACCTGCACCAATGCTGTCAGCAATCCCTACCAGACATTTCTGGGACCCATTGGAGTCTACACCTGGAATTCCATATGTG GAATCCTCGTGCTTATAGCCATGATACTTTTCCCTGTGAATGTAGAAGCACACGGCCTGTCTGAAGAACTGGCCCGTGGATGTTCCACCACTCTGCAGAGCCACATCAGATCTCAGCACAGTTATGGATATTCCTACTGGATCATGCTGCTCGTCCTTTTCCTGAACATTGCTTCTCTCATCATCATATATTTCTATGACCATGCAAGGTATTCTAAGaagaaagagcaggaaagacCCATTGAAAATGCACCAAAAGATGTCATTCTGTTTTAA